A genomic window from Caballeronia sp. SBC1 includes:
- a CDS encoding EVE domain-containing protein has product MHYWLMKSEPNEASIDHLAHAPKKTLPWTGVRNYQARNFMRDGMQIGDGVLFYHSSCPQPGIAGIAKVSSAAYPDPTQFDSSSHYYDPKSSPEKPRWLLVDVHFVKKTPLIPLAVLRDHVELADMQVLARGNRLSITPVTEAQWRFINERLL; this is encoded by the coding sequence ATGCACTACTGGCTGATGAAGTCGGAACCGAACGAAGCGAGTATTGACCATCTCGCTCACGCGCCGAAAAAAACCTTGCCGTGGACCGGCGTGCGTAATTACCAGGCACGCAACTTCATGCGCGACGGCATGCAGATTGGCGACGGCGTGCTGTTCTATCACTCGAGCTGTCCGCAACCGGGAATCGCAGGCATCGCGAAGGTATCGTCGGCTGCTTATCCCGATCCCACTCAATTCGATTCCTCCAGCCACTACTACGATCCCAAGTCATCGCCGGAAAAACCGCGCTGGTTGCTCGTCGACGTTCACTTCGTGAAGAAGACACCGCTCATTCCCCTCGCCGTGCTACGCGATCACGTGGAGCTTGCCGACATGCAAGTGCTCGCCCGAGGCAATCGCCTTTCAATCACGCCGGTAACGGAAGCGCAGTGGCGCTTTATCAACGAACGTCTCTTGTGA
- a CDS encoding ATPase: protein MLNELESLSQNIGRLIKISERHHQAHNALAQQLEQLRADYANTQGELAAMREERDALVAERDSLSAKIDDAQIRLNAILEKLPRAKAAPEPDNQLALLPPDGGIEPDTADTAHGALHEESHHHGEKA from the coding sequence ATGCTCAACGAACTCGAATCACTGTCACAGAATATCGGCCGGCTGATCAAGATCAGCGAACGCCATCATCAAGCTCACAACGCGTTGGCCCAGCAACTTGAACAGTTGCGCGCCGACTATGCCAACACGCAGGGCGAACTTGCGGCCATGCGCGAAGAACGCGACGCACTGGTGGCGGAGCGCGACTCGCTGTCGGCCAAAATTGACGACGCTCAGATTCGTCTCAACGCGATTCTCGAAAAATTGCCGCGTGCGAAGGCTGCACCGGAGCCGGATAACCAGCTTGCCCTTTTGCCTCCCGATGGCGGCATCGAACCGGATACCGCCGACACGGCGCACGGTGCGTTGCATGAAGAATCACACCATCACGGGGAAAAAGCATGA
- a CDS encoding cell division protein ZapA encodes MTTKQIEVSILGAPYRLACSPETEGALREAVARVDAEMSKVRNASSVRGTDRIAVMAALSLASELLKLQNSVRHGEAFPAEEIRRTMHQMNEQLGVVISQYEAL; translated from the coding sequence ATGACGACAAAACAGATCGAGGTATCCATTCTCGGCGCGCCGTACCGGCTCGCGTGTTCACCGGAAACCGAGGGCGCGTTGCGCGAAGCGGTGGCTCGCGTAGATGCGGAAATGTCGAAAGTGCGAAACGCAAGCAGCGTGCGCGGCACGGATCGGATCGCGGTGATGGCGGCGTTGTCGCTGGCGTCGGAATTGCTCAAACTGCAAAACAGCGTGCGTCACGGCGAAGCATTCCCGGCCGAAGAAATTCGCCGCACTATGCATCAAATGAATGAACAACTGGGCGTTGTGATTTCACAATACGAAGCACTGTAG
- a CDS encoding SIMPL domain-containing protein (The SIMPL domain is named for its presence in mouse protein SIMPL (signalling molecule that associates with mouse pelle-like kinase). Bacterial member BP26, from Brucella, was shown to assemble into a channel-like structure, while YggE from E. coli has been associated with resistance to oxidative stress.) yields the protein MTKKNTTSTLAAAVLLAGAAMAQSAFAQSVVQAQPSGVLSLSAQASADVPQDVVDITLFYEQEAQDPASLTTVLNQRADAALRQAKGVDNVTAHSGSFTVFPSTDRDGRISAWRGRTEVVLESKDFAAASKLAGKMSDSMQVGSVTFSLSPEAQRAAEQKLSTQAIASFKQQAQSSAQAFGYSGYAIREVNIGHNGSSPRPVMMMAARNMGADAKMSAPMALEGGTSTVTVNVSGSVQMNR from the coding sequence ATGACAAAGAAAAACACCACTTCCACACTGGCAGCCGCTGTGCTGCTTGCTGGCGCCGCCATGGCACAAAGCGCCTTTGCGCAAAGCGTCGTTCAGGCGCAGCCGTCGGGCGTGTTGTCGCTGTCGGCACAGGCCAGCGCAGACGTGCCGCAGGACGTGGTCGACATCACGCTGTTCTATGAGCAGGAAGCGCAGGACCCGGCCTCATTGACGACCGTGCTCAACCAACGCGCGGACGCCGCGCTGCGCCAAGCGAAGGGTGTCGATAACGTCACTGCGCACAGCGGTTCGTTCACCGTCTTCCCGTCAACGGATCGCGATGGCCGCATCTCCGCATGGCGCGGCCGCACGGAAGTCGTGCTGGAGTCGAAGGACTTCGCCGCTGCGTCCAAGCTGGCAGGCAAGATGAGCGATTCAATGCAAGTAGGCAGCGTGACGTTCTCGCTCTCGCCAGAAGCACAACGCGCCGCCGAGCAGAAACTATCGACGCAGGCTATTGCTTCGTTCAAGCAGCAGGCACAGAGTTCGGCTCAGGCGTTCGGCTATAGCGGTTATGCGATCCGTGAAGTGAACATCGGGCATAACGGGTCGTCGCCGCGTCCTGTCATGATGATGGCAGCACGCAACATGGGCGCGGATGCAAAGATGTCGGCACCCATGGCGCTTGAAGGGGGCACCTCGACAGTGACCGTGAACGTGTCGGGTTCGGTGCAGATGAACCGATAA